In one Rhodococcus sp. B50 genomic region, the following are encoded:
- a CDS encoding FecCD family ABC transporter permease codes for MTSSPVDSTAHSAPAAPMPAPRPLKWGRNPLIIAGFTALLVVVALVALAVGRYFVPPNEIVRLLAGQILPLRETWTQQESTVVLDVRLPRVLLSILIGAGLALTGAVMQGVFRNPLASAQILGVSSGASFGGVLVLLVGLGGIALVGGAFVGGVIALLLVLAIARAVPGAPLLMIILGGTVVGAMFQAMVSFITYIADPYSELPSIVFWLMGSLATASYGKLAIAAVPILLPALVVLALRWRLNILSMGDEDAVALGLRPQRLRLLLLGCVAMITAAAVSVSGVIGWVGLVVPHLVRMMIGTDNRMVLPVSALLGAAYLTAIDTLSRVLSTAEIPIGILTAIIGAPFFVALLIRNRTRLWGSDA; via the coding sequence ATGACCAGTTCGCCCGTTGACTCGACGGCCCACTCGGCCCCCGCGGCGCCGATGCCGGCGCCCCGGCCGTTGAAGTGGGGCCGTAACCCGCTGATCATCGCGGGCTTCACCGCGCTGCTCGTGGTGGTCGCTCTCGTCGCGCTCGCGGTGGGACGCTATTTCGTCCCCCCGAACGAGATCGTCCGCCTGCTCGCAGGTCAGATCCTTCCGCTCCGAGAGACCTGGACGCAGCAGGAGAGCACGGTCGTCCTCGATGTCCGCCTGCCCCGCGTGCTGCTGTCCATCCTGATCGGCGCCGGACTGGCACTCACCGGCGCTGTGATGCAGGGGGTCTTCCGCAACCCCCTCGCGAGCGCGCAGATCCTGGGAGTGTCCTCCGGTGCCTCCTTCGGCGGCGTGCTGGTGCTCCTCGTCGGGCTCGGCGGCATCGCCCTCGTCGGAGGCGCTTTCGTCGGCGGCGTGATCGCCCTGCTTCTGGTCCTCGCGATCGCGCGGGCCGTCCCGGGGGCCCCACTGCTCATGATCATCCTCGGTGGGACCGTCGTGGGTGCGATGTTCCAGGCGATGGTCTCGTTCATCACCTATATCGCCGATCCCTACAGTGAACTGCCGTCGATCGTCTTCTGGCTCATGGGATCTCTCGCCACCGCCAGCTACGGGAAACTCGCGATCGCCGCAGTGCCGATCCTTCTGCCCGCCCTCGTGGTGCTCGCGCTGCGCTGGCGCCTGAACATCCTGTCGATGGGGGACGAGGACGCCGTCGCTCTCGGGCTGCGCCCGCAACGCCTGCGACTGCTGCTGCTCGGCTGCGTCGCGATGATCACTGCCGCGGCGGTGTCGGTCTCGGGTGTCATCGGATGGGTGGGCCTGGTCGTGCCGCATCTGGTGCGCATGATGATCGGCACCGACAACCGGATGGTGCTGCCCGTCAGCGCACTCCTCGGCGCCGCCTATCTCACCGCCATCGACACCCTGTCGCGTGTGCTCAGCACCGCCGAGATCCCGATCGGCATCCTCACCGCGATCATCGGCGCGCCCTTCTTCGTCGCCCTGCTGATCCGCAACCGAACCCGACTGTGGGGTAGCGATGCTTGA
- a CDS encoding DUF503 domain-containing protein, whose protein sequence is MYLGALELDLLLGDVHSLKQKRSAIRPVVAELRRLGVSVAETGEHDLYRRARVGVAVVASDLAHVGEILDKCERLVAQRPELDLLSVRRRLFGPED, encoded by the coding sequence ATGTACCTGGGAGCACTCGAACTCGACCTGCTTCTCGGCGACGTGCATTCGCTCAAGCAGAAACGATCGGCGATCCGCCCGGTGGTCGCAGAATTGCGCCGGCTCGGGGTGTCCGTCGCCGAAACCGGGGAACACGATCTGTACCGCCGTGCGCGGGTGGGTGTGGCGGTTGTCGCCTCCGATCTCGCGCACGTCGGGGAGATACTGGACAAGTGTGAGCGGCTGGTCGCCCAGCGGCCCGAACTCGACCTGCTGTCGGTCAGGCGCAGGCTGTTCGGGCCCGAGGACTGA
- a CDS encoding ABC transporter ATP-binding protein has protein sequence MLDAKSISFRYSAKGPWIFEDVTVTASAGEVLAVLGPNARGKTTMLKCLSGLLTPVTGTVTSSGTIGYVPQSHAVAFSFTVLDIVLMGRARKVRIYSSPTSADRDAALDALGRVGILHLAARDYGGLSGGERQLVLIARALVSGCDTIVLDEPASALDLRNQARVLTVLRGLADDGMAVVMTTHHPDHALHIAERSMLMVSADDQRVGATRELLGDELLSEMYGVPIVTADVATPSALRRLTVPDFGRGIA, from the coding sequence ATGCTTGACGCGAAATCCATCTCGTTCCGGTACTCGGCCAAGGGGCCGTGGATCTTCGAGGACGTCACGGTCACCGCGAGCGCCGGTGAGGTTCTCGCCGTGCTCGGTCCGAACGCACGGGGCAAGACGACGATGCTCAAGTGTCTGTCCGGCCTGCTCACGCCGGTCACCGGGACCGTCACGTCCTCGGGCACCATCGGATACGTGCCGCAGAGTCATGCGGTGGCCTTCTCGTTCACCGTGCTCGACATCGTGCTCATGGGACGCGCCCGCAAGGTGCGCATCTACAGCTCTCCCACGAGTGCGGACCGCGACGCCGCTCTGGACGCACTCGGTCGCGTCGGCATCCTGCATCTGGCCGCCCGCGATTACGGCGGTCTGAGCGGCGGCGAACGGCAGCTCGTCCTCATCGCCCGGGCGCTGGTGTCCGGCTGCGACACGATCGTGCTCGACGAACCGGCCTCCGCTCTCGACCTGCGGAACCAGGCGCGCGTCCTCACGGTCCTGCGCGGCCTGGCCGACGACGGGATGGCCGTGGTCATGACGACCCATCATCCCGATCACGCCCTGCACATCGCCGAGCGTTCGATGCTCATGGTCTCCGCCGACGACCAGCGGGTCGGCGCCACCCGCGAGCTGCTCGGTGACGAGTTGCTCAGTGAGATGTACGGCGTGCCGATCGTCACCGCCGACGTCGCGACACCGAGTGCGCTACGCCGGTTGACGGTTCCGGATTTCGGAAGGGGGATCGCATGA
- a CDS encoding YlxR family protein, producing the protein MVQHDLSSTGGERASAVRTCVGCRQRRLTAELLRVVARDTEPSGFAVIPDPRRRLPGRGAWLHPTPECLGLAVRRRAFGRALRVTGNPDTTALDQLVGSTEQ; encoded by the coding sequence ATGGTTCAGCATGACCTGTCCTCGACCGGCGGGGAACGTGCCTCTGCGGTGCGTACCTGTGTCGGATGTCGGCAGCGAAGGCTGACTGCCGAACTGCTCCGGGTGGTGGCGCGCGATACGGAACCGTCAGGTTTCGCCGTGATTCCCGATCCCCGACGCAGGCTTCCCGGGCGAGGTGCGTGGTTGCATCCCACTCCGGAATGTCTGGGCCTGGCGGTTCGGCGTCGAGCATTCGGCAGGGCACTGCGCGTGACCGGAAATCCGGACACCACAGCGCTGGATCAGCTGGTCGGGTCCACGGAACAGTGA
- the infB gene encoding translation initiation factor IF-2 yields MAGKARVHELAKELGVTSKELLARLKEQGEFVKSASSTVEPPVARRLRESFGKTEGDGAAAKAAPTSAPKPGAPRPGPRPTPASPAPAAEAARPKPGAPKPAAPKPVPAPEEKPAAPAPQAPAAEAAPQAPAAQAPSPTPQAPAAKPGPKPAGPRPGPKTPRVGNNPYSSAPAERPAPRPSGPRPGPGGPRPTPGQGGPRPTPGQGRPAAGPGGPRPAPGQGGPRPAPGQGGPRPAPGQGGPRPSPGSMPPRPNPGAMPQRAARPAASGRPGRPGGAPGGRPGGGGGGYRGGGAGGGGGAPAGAGAPGGFRGRPGGGGGGRGRGGAAGAFGRPGGAPRRGRKSKRQKRQEYDSMQAPSVGGVRLPRGNGETIRLARGASLSDFAEKIDANPSALVQALFNLGEMVTATQSVNDDILELLGSEMNYVVQVVSPEDEDRELLESFDIQYGEDEGGEEDLQQRPPVVTVMGHVDHGKTRLLDTIRKENVGEGEAGGITQHIGAYQVMTHLNGEDRLITFIDTPGHEAFTAMRARGAKSTDIAILVVAADDGVMPQTVEAINHAQAADVPIVVAVNKIDKEGANPQKIRQQLTEYGLVAEEYGGETMFVDISAKQNLHIDQLLEAVLLTADAALDLRANPDMEAQGVAIEAHLDRGRGPVATVLIQRGTLRVGDSIVAGDAYGRVRRMVDEHGEDVLEALPSRPVQVVGFTSVPGAGDNLVVVEEDRIARQIADRRNARKRNALAARSRKRISLEDLDAALKEHNELNLILKGDNSGTVEALEEALMGIEIDDEVRLRVIDRGVGGVTETNVNLAAASNAVIIGFNVRAEGKATELANREGVDIRYYSVIYQAIDEVEKALKGMLKPIYEEVELGRAEIRAIFKSSKIGNIAGCLVQSGIVKRNAKARLIRDNNVVAETVTISSLRREKDDVTEVREGFECGLTITYSDIKVGDVIEAYELREKPRD; encoded by the coding sequence GTGGCAGGCAAGGCCCGCGTGCACGAGTTGGCGAAAGAACTCGGTGTCACCAGTAAGGAACTACTCGCACGCCTGAAGGAACAGGGCGAGTTCGTCAAGTCCGCGTCCTCGACCGTCGAACCACCGGTCGCGCGTCGTCTGCGCGAATCGTTCGGCAAGACCGAAGGCGACGGCGCAGCTGCGAAGGCTGCACCCACCTCCGCACCGAAGCCCGGTGCGCCCCGGCCGGGTCCCCGGCCCACCCCTGCGAGCCCGGCTCCCGCGGCCGAGGCCGCACGTCCGAAGCCGGGTGCACCGAAGCCGGCCGCTCCCAAGCCGGTTCCGGCACCGGAGGAGAAGCCTGCGGCTCCCGCGCCTCAGGCGCCCGCCGCCGAGGCGGCACCGCAGGCCCCGGCTGCGCAGGCTCCCAGCCCGACGCCGCAGGCTCCCGCGGCCAAGCCCGGCCCCAAGCCGGCCGGTCCGCGTCCGGGTCCGAAGACCCCGCGCGTCGGTAACAATCCGTACTCCTCGGCGCCGGCCGAGCGTCCGGCGCCGCGTCCGAGTGGTCCGCGTCCCGGCCCGGGCGGACCGCGTCCGACCCCCGGTCAGGGCGGCCCCCGGCCGACGCCCGGACAGGGACGTCCCGCGGCGGGTCCCGGTGGCCCGCGTCCCGCTCCGGGACAGGGCGGACCTCGTCCCGCTCCGGGACAGGGCGGACCTCGTCCCGCTCCCGGTCAGGGCGGACCCCGTCCGTCCCCGGGCTCGATGCCTCCGCGTCCCAACCCGGGTGCGATGCCGCAGCGTGCTGCACGTCCGGCCGCGTCCGGCCGTCCGGGCCGCCCCGGCGGAGCTCCCGGTGGACGCCCCGGCGGCGGTGGCGGCGGTTACCGCGGTGGCGGTGCCGGTGGCGGTGGCGGCGCACCTGCCGGTGCAGGCGCTCCCGGTGGTTTCCGCGGTCGCCCCGGTGGCGGCGGCGGTGGCCGCGGTCGCGGCGGTGCAGCCGGCGCGTTCGGTCGTCCCGGTGGCGCTCCGCGTCGTGGTCGCAAGTCGAAGCGGCAGAAGCGGCAGGAATACGATTCGATGCAGGCGCCGTCGGTCGGCGGTGTGCGGTTGCCGCGTGGCAACGGCGAGACCATCCGTCTCGCTCGCGGCGCGTCGCTGTCGGACTTCGCCGAGAAGATCGACGCCAACCCGTCGGCCCTGGTTCAGGCGCTGTTCAACCTCGGTGAGATGGTCACGGCCACTCAGTCGGTGAACGACGACATCCTCGAGCTGCTCGGCTCGGAGATGAACTACGTCGTGCAGGTCGTCTCGCCCGAGGACGAGGACCGCGAACTGCTCGAGTCGTTCGACATCCAGTACGGCGAGGACGAGGGCGGCGAGGAAGACCTCCAGCAGCGTCCGCCGGTGGTCACCGTCATGGGTCACGTCGACCACGGCAAGACCCGCCTGCTCGACACGATCCGTAAGGAGAACGTCGGTGAGGGTGAGGCCGGTGGCATCACCCAGCACATCGGTGCCTACCAGGTGATGACGCACCTCAACGGTGAAGATCGCCTGATCACCTTCATCGACACCCCGGGTCACGAGGCGTTCACCGCCATGCGTGCCCGCGGTGCCAAGTCGACGGACATCGCGATCCTCGTGGTCGCCGCCGACGACGGCGTCATGCCGCAGACGGTGGAGGCGATCAACCACGCACAGGCCGCGGACGTTCCGATCGTGGTCGCGGTGAACAAGATCGACAAGGAGGGTGCGAACCCTCAGAAGATCCGGCAGCAGCTCACCGAGTACGGGCTGGTCGCGGAGGAGTACGGCGGCGAGACCATGTTCGTCGACATCTCCGCGAAGCAGAACCTGCACATCGACCAACTGCTCGAAGCGGTGCTGCTCACCGCCGACGCAGCGCTCGATCTACGTGCCAACCCGGACATGGAGGCGCAGGGCGTCGCCATCGAGGCGCACCTCGACCGCGGTCGCGGTCCGGTGGCCACCGTCCTCATCCAGCGCGGCACCCTGCGGGTCGGCGACTCGATCGTCGCCGGCGACGCCTACGGCCGCGTGCGCCGCATGGTCGACGAGCACGGTGAAGATGTGCTCGAGGCACTGCCGTCGCGTCCGGTCCAGGTCGTCGGCTTCACGTCGGTGCCCGGCGCCGGCGACAACCTGGTCGTCGTCGAAGAGGACCGCATCGCGCGTCAGATCGCCGACCGGCGTAATGCTCGCAAGCGCAACGCACTTGCAGCACGCAGCCGCAAGCGCATCAGTCTCGAGGACCTCGATGCCGCGCTCAAGGAGCACAACGAGCTCAACCTCATCCTCAAGGGCGACAACTCGGGTACCGTCGAAGCCCTCGAAGAGGCGCTCATGGGTATCGAGATCGACGACGAGGTGCGCCTGCGGGTCATCGACCGCGGTGTCGGTGGTGTCACCGAGACCAACGTCAACCTCGCTGCCGCGTCGAACGCCGTGATCATCGGCTTCAACGTCCGCGCCGAGGGCAAGGCCACCGAGCTCGCGAACCGCGAGGGTGTCGACATCCGCTACTACTCGGTCATCTACCAGGCGATCGACGAAGTGGAGAAGGCCCTCAAGGGCATGCTCAAGCCGATCTACGAGGAGGTCGAGCTCGGCCGCGCCGAGATCCGCGCGATCTTCAAGTCGTCGAAGATCGGTAACATCGCGGGTTGCCTCGTGCAGTCCGGCATCGTCAAGCGCAACGCGAAGGCCCGCCTCATCCGCGACAACAACGTCGTGGCCGAGACGGTCACCATCTCGTCGCTGCGCCGCGAGAAGGACGACGTCACCGAGGTCCGCGAGGGCTTCGAGTGCGGTTTGACGATCACCTACTCCGACATCAAGGTCGGCGACGTGATCGAGGCGTACGAGTTGCGCGAGAAGCCGCGCGACTGA
- a CDS encoding ABC transporter substrate-binding protein, with product MASRSQWVAAGLIGALAFTAGCSSRDTQEADASTAGDVVTIVDQRGETITLDGPAEKVAFTVMPAPSIFAAVDRSYDRIVGINQSTLVANQGGMFATMFPASAESTTVAGSDFVPNVETLLELDPDVVVQWGDRGPDVVEPIESAGFPVVGLEYGTQEDLETWITLFAQIAGKPERGEELVAWQRAEIEEMREKVAGQNTPRPRAMILSRNGDAYSTTSATGYDGFQFDLVGAELVTEGFVSDSGQVSPEQILAWDPEVIMLSGFDQSTPADIYADPRLAGVSAVQNGRVYKTPLGGYRWQVPSAESPLMWEWMFRILYPQDQTGEFRDDIRAAFDDLFAYEISEDEIDQVLRFDLNRDAASYDQFAR from the coding sequence GTGGCGTCGCGGTCCCAGTGGGTCGCCGCAGGACTCATCGGTGCCCTCGCCTTCACGGCCGGGTGCTCGAGCCGCGATACCCAGGAGGCCGACGCCTCGACTGCGGGTGACGTCGTCACGATCGTCGACCAGCGAGGCGAGACGATCACCCTCGACGGACCGGCCGAGAAGGTGGCCTTCACGGTCATGCCCGCGCCCTCGATCTTCGCGGCGGTCGACCGGAGCTACGACCGCATCGTCGGCATCAACCAGTCCACGCTCGTCGCGAACCAGGGCGGCATGTTCGCCACCATGTTCCCGGCGTCGGCCGAGTCGACCACCGTAGCCGGAAGCGACTTCGTGCCCAACGTCGAGACGCTCCTCGAACTCGACCCCGATGTCGTCGTGCAGTGGGGCGATCGCGGTCCCGACGTCGTCGAGCCCATCGAGTCCGCCGGTTTCCCCGTGGTCGGACTCGAGTACGGCACGCAGGAGGACCTGGAAACGTGGATCACCCTGTTCGCGCAGATCGCAGGCAAGCCCGAACGCGGTGAGGAACTCGTCGCCTGGCAGCGCGCCGAGATCGAGGAGATGCGCGAGAAGGTCGCCGGACAGAACACCCCGCGGCCGCGCGCGATGATCCTCTCGCGCAACGGCGACGCCTACAGCACGACGAGTGCCACCGGATACGACGGCTTCCAGTTCGATCTCGTGGGGGCGGAACTCGTCACCGAAGGGTTCGTCTCGGATTCCGGTCAGGTGAGCCCCGAGCAGATCCTCGCCTGGGACCCCGAGGTCATCATGCTCAGCGGTTTCGACCAGAGCACACCGGCCGACATCTACGCCGACCCGCGCCTCGCCGGTGTGAGCGCGGTGCAGAACGGCCGCGTCTACAAGACCCCGCTCGGCGGCTACCGCTGGCAGGTCCCGAGCGCCGAGTCGCCCCTGATGTGGGAGTGGATGTTCCGCATCCTCTATCCGCAGGACCAGACCGGTGAGTTCCGCGACGACATCCGCGCCGCCTTCGACGACCTGTTCGCCTACGAGATCTCCGAGGACGAGATCGACCAGGTGCTGCGCTTCGACCTGAACCGGGACGCCGCGAGCTATGACCAGTTCGCCCGTTGA
- a CDS encoding ferritin-like domain-containing protein, with translation MSSPELGSEQQALVDALEAEHAAVFGYGVIAAFVEPARADAVAEDTAAHRARRDATAEALRAASVDPPVAAPGYTVPFPVIDSASAAQLAEQIESDTAVAWRSVVERARSESTRATAVGALTEAALRAARWRQSRGVVPSVAFPGQP, from the coding sequence GTGAGCTCACCCGAACTCGGTTCCGAACAGCAGGCCCTCGTCGACGCGCTGGAGGCCGAACACGCGGCGGTCTTCGGATACGGCGTGATCGCGGCCTTCGTGGAGCCCGCCCGCGCGGACGCCGTGGCGGAGGACACCGCCGCGCACCGCGCTCGCCGTGATGCGACGGCCGAGGCGCTGCGCGCCGCGAGCGTCGATCCTCCGGTCGCGGCACCCGGGTACACGGTGCCGTTCCCGGTGATCGACTCCGCGTCCGCCGCCCAGCTCGCCGAACAGATCGAGAGCGACACGGCGGTCGCGTGGCGGTCGGTCGTGGAACGGGCACGCAGCGAGTCCACCCGCGCCACCGCCGTAGGTGCACTCACGGAGGCGGCCCTGCGGGCGGCGCGCTGGCGGCAGAGCCGCGGAGTCGTGCCGTCGGTGGCCTTCCCCGGTCAGCCCTGA
- the nusA gene encoding transcription termination factor NusA, which produces MNIEIAALRMLEAEKNIPFDELIATLETALLTAYRHVDGHQPHARVVVDTKTGAIQVLAEERDADGNLIAEWDDTPEDFGRIAATTARQVIMQRIRDAEHEQRFGEFATHEGEIVSGVVQRDSRANARGMVVVKIGGETNNAEGLIPPAEQVPGETYEHGDRIKCYVVGVSRGQRGPQITLSRTHPNLVRKLFALEVPEIADESVEIVAVAREAGHRSKIAVHSTVPGLNAKGACIGPMGQRVRNVMRELGEEKIDIIDYDEDPAKFVGNALSPSKVVSVTVVDPDARAARVVVPDFQLSLAIGKEGQNARLAARLTGWRIDIRSDAAPAGKDDSRGGSTGS; this is translated from the coding sequence GTGAATATCGAGATCGCCGCCCTGCGCATGCTCGAGGCGGAGAAGAACATCCCGTTCGACGAGCTCATCGCGACGCTCGAGACGGCCCTGCTCACGGCGTACCGGCATGTCGACGGACATCAGCCGCACGCGCGGGTCGTGGTCGACACGAAGACCGGCGCCATCCAGGTCCTGGCCGAGGAGCGCGACGCCGACGGCAACCTGATCGCCGAGTGGGACGACACCCCCGAGGACTTCGGCCGGATCGCGGCGACCACCGCGCGCCAGGTCATCATGCAGCGCATCCGCGACGCCGAGCACGAGCAGCGCTTCGGTGAGTTCGCGACCCACGAGGGCGAGATCGTCAGTGGTGTCGTGCAGCGCGACTCGCGTGCCAACGCCCGCGGCATGGTCGTCGTGAAGATCGGTGGCGAGACGAACAACGCCGAGGGACTGATCCCGCCGGCAGAGCAGGTGCCGGGGGAGACCTACGAGCACGGCGACCGCATCAAGTGCTACGTCGTGGGCGTCTCCCGCGGGCAGCGCGGCCCGCAGATCACCCTGTCGCGGACGCACCCCAATCTGGTGCGCAAGCTGTTCGCCCTCGAGGTCCCGGAGATCGCCGACGAGTCGGTGGAGATCGTTGCGGTCGCCCGTGAGGCCGGGCACCGCTCCAAGATCGCCGTGCATTCGACCGTGCCGGGCCTCAACGCCAAGGGTGCGTGTATCGGCCCGATGGGGCAGCGAGTGCGCAACGTGATGCGCGAACTCGGCGAGGAGAAGATCGACATCATCGACTACGACGAGGACCCCGCGAAGTTCGTGGGTAACGCGCTGTCGCCGTCGAAGGTGGTGTCGGTCACGGTCGTCGACCCCGACGCGCGCGCCGCCCGTGTCGTCGTTCCCGACTTCCAGCTGTCTCTCGCGATCGGCAAGGAAGGGCAGAATGCCCGGCTCGCGGCCCGCCTGACCGGGTGGCGCATCGACATCCGCAGCGACGCCGCGCCCGCCGGGAAGGACGATTCCCGCGGCGGCTCGACAGGCTCGTAG
- the rimP gene encoding ribosome maturation factor RimP, which yields MPVPPPERIVELVSDLLAREGYDLEDVVVTAAGKHSTVRLLVDSDAGLGLDEAARLSRVVSESFDEVADFGESPYVLEVTSPGIGRPLTEARHWRRAQGRKAKVELADETLVARIGELVGDEIRLVLPDRSGPVVRSVPLAAVRRAVVEVEFSPPPPRELELAGGVPDGRVAAGELAEGPEDETGSDDQDETNETKVDK from the coding sequence ATGCCTGTGCCGCCCCCGGAGAGGATCGTCGAGCTCGTCTCCGATCTGCTCGCCAGAGAGGGATACGACCTCGAGGACGTGGTGGTCACCGCCGCCGGAAAGCACAGTACGGTGCGTCTGCTCGTCGACAGCGACGCCGGTCTCGGTCTCGACGAGGCGGCGCGCCTGAGCCGGGTGGTCTCCGAGTCCTTCGACGAGGTGGCGGACTTCGGCGAGTCGCCCTACGTGCTCGAGGTCACCAGCCCCGGTATCGGTCGCCCGCTGACCGAGGCCCGCCACTGGCGGCGCGCCCAGGGCCGCAAGGCGAAGGTGGAGCTGGCCGACGAGACTCTCGTCGCACGCATCGGTGAACTCGTCGGAGACGAGATCAGGCTCGTGCTGCCCGATCGGTCCGGGCCGGTGGTGCGCTCGGTCCCGCTCGCCGCGGTGCGCAGAGCGGTGGTGGAGGTGGAGTTCTCCCCGCCGCCGCCGAGGGAACTCGAGCTCGCGGGCGGGGTTCCGGACGGCCGGGTCGCGGCCGGGGAGCTCGCCGAGGGACCCGAGGACGAGACCGGCAGCGACGACCAGGACGAGACGAACGAAACGAAGGTGGACAAGTGA
- a CDS encoding O-methyltransferase, which translates to MTENWNATDDYLADLLVGDDPALTAALAANAAAELPPIDVAAVQGKFLHLLARIRGARRVLEIGTLGGYSTIWLARAVGESGHVTTLEYEPRHAEVARANLDRAGVGDRVDIRVGAALDTLPELEGPFDLVFIDADKENNSNYVREALRLSRPGTVIVVDNVVRAGGIADPDSDDERVRASRDVLELLAGEPRLDATALQTVGTKGWDGFALAVVIE; encoded by the coding sequence ATGACCGAGAACTGGAACGCGACCGACGACTACCTCGCAGATCTTCTCGTCGGTGACGACCCTGCGCTGACGGCGGCACTCGCGGCGAACGCCGCCGCCGAGCTACCGCCGATCGACGTCGCGGCGGTGCAGGGCAAGTTCCTGCATCTGCTCGCCCGGATCCGGGGCGCCCGGCGCGTACTCGAGATCGGCACGCTGGGGGGTTACTCCACGATCTGGCTGGCGCGGGCGGTAGGGGAGTCGGGGCACGTCACGACCCTCGAATACGAGCCCCGGCACGCCGAGGTGGCCCGCGCCAATCTCGACCGCGCCGGCGTCGGGGACCGCGTCGACATCCGGGTCGGCGCGGCGCTCGACACCCTGCCGGAACTCGAAGGACCGTTCGACCTGGTGTTCATCGACGCCGACAAGGAGAACAACAGCAACTACGTGCGCGAGGCACTGCGGTTGTCGCGTCCGGGGACCGTCATCGTCGTCGACAACGTGGTGCGGGCGGGCGGCATCGCCGACCCGGACAGCGACGACGAACGTGTCCGCGCCTCACGGGACGTGCTCGAACTGCTCGCCGGTGAACCGCGCCTCGACGCGACGGCGCTGCAGACCGTCGGGACGAAGGGCTGGGATGGTTTCGCGCTCGCCGTCGTGATCGAGTGA